A region from the Plasmodium berghei ANKA genome assembly, chromosome: 9 genome encodes:
- a CDS encoding serine/threonine protein kinase, putative: MTENDPSNFLKQRISNLKNILTKENEMPKIDQIFKYELKTNFTETNDLLHYMNGIIYKNLDTFQKLKLLYSYDDKNCYNNSGINQNTFLFLLKQKSKFREKYINENYMEYLRTNPLIFVDTLNQLLIIPGINFEFKVYNFDEKVNKFFVKKSDIKINSLYNPCFIKIKESNFKNIVKINRKVEKNYKKNEHQIEHYFAKRNSVPSITQKSKTECDSKEDNVISKDDLTIAINSSCKNYDAELSSNNETKIYNGICDKGELNDNLNTIKHDINNITKKHSNESINTIDNKGIKYECRKEKRARRSFSISTNPESNKKTSTKKNKGSYNSSVKRKYDKVSSCKKLKKGEEEEIDEFEEEGDEEDNSLNNDGVPQKSIHTFYDLINEYEIYINNAKCYIIFDLKGYYKNLDIMKKLKKNLEDLKRPTNDFKKIIDKKTFKSYRDKIEFVKRFKKFIIPNFRLEKIRKQRNHLIIVELMSKIQNRLIIKRLNQELTNKVNLENLINDVLKMFSNFVENMKDENVKKFYMNMINIYFRNKNLSSIDFKNLIQLFKKKEEHEKNQEFYDLFQNDLNYLDKNKTQCDEIEEKISSLKYLILESILKEKQLERSVNRLLLNHEQSKYGYFYKIEQSDENTLDTTEYGKLLENFSKEPINFYTILSKRNLDKHAYHDIRNFNYKKKNIDISKHDATNSSNNPENNDNNSSCNIKDSVLITNDKKTNNNDCQIIDNNMFNCPKKIAQNQPQNENNYNTDEYYKCKIKKIQTDTPNEKNNENNSVLEYDFDKKLNCLQIDENKNIDKSVTTNDSDVVNQQCSRQNTRQINFCIDTNKNIKESHLKKSNSYEEKRQINPKAKHKFEREDPIIECGYEPETDIIRSICEKKKFTFANEKQEKINNEIFYKVFEQYPYSFFSKSVKNYNAILNENEEESELSWLTMLKKKSHNRSILPPSRDTFRDGTHFSNCRATEHTLKFFLSLLSLLKKGDIDINLKKYLKKNIQFLNTELFSMKLNLDKKRAILEKRLDHFNFQENSEFSFYNPLKMNIRMMNLIGRGGFAEVWEVFDSINLEMYAAKIHKIEPSMTNEIKNKIIQRAENEINIHIHCHRHIFIVKLEFFFVFGSATNLLVGMELCDVDLDKYIKYHGPINELLALSWIKQILLGLLYMKNLPTGKVHHCDLKPANLLIKDGIIKISDFGLAKLILPDTYQYYNGGGTLYYQPPECLKPKRNLLITDKIDIWSLGCILYEMIFCERPFQFNYLEKCSKELLVNKMKRGLSYPKINQHISKITLNYIEYLLNFDHECRPSIEEALSYPIFNYFNVP; encoded by the coding sequence atgacAGAAAATGACCCctcaaattttttaaaacaaagaATAAGCAATCTGAAAAATATACTGACTAAGGAAAATGAAATGCCTAAAATCGATCAAATCTTTAAATATGAACTAAAAACCAACTTCACAGAAACAAACGATTTATTACATTATATGAATggaataatttataaaaatttggaCACCTTTCAAAAGTTAAAGCTGCTGTATTCATATGATGATAAAAACTGTTACAATAATTCAGGCATTAATCaaaatacttttttatttttattaaaacaaaaaagtaaatttagagaaaagtatataaatgaaaattacATGGAATATTTAAGAACAAACccattaatttttgttgACACACTTAATCAATTGCTAATAATACCAGgaataaattttgaatttaaGGTTTATAACTTTGATGAAAAGGtcaataaattttttgttaaaaaatcagacattaaaattaatagtttatataatccatgcttcattaaaataaaagagtctaattttaaaaatattgttaaaataaatcggaaagtagaaaaaaattataaaaaaaatgaacacCAAATTGAACATTATTTTGCTAAAAGAAATTCGGTACCTTCAATCACACAAAAATCAAAAACTGAATGTGATTCAAAAGAAGATAATGTCATTTCTAAAGACGATTTGACAATAGCAATTAATTCATCatgtaaaaattatgatgcTGAGTTAAGCAGTAATAAcgaaacaaaaatatataatggaATTTGTGATAAAGGTgaattaaatgataatcTTAATACCATCAAACACGATATCAATAATATCACAAAAAAACATAGTAATGAAAGTATTAATACTATCGATAATAAgggaataaaatatgaatgcagaaaagaaaaaagggCACGAAGAAGTTTTAGTATTTCCACTAATCCAGAAAGCAACAAAAAAACTagtactaaaaaaaataaaggcAGCTACAATAGCAGtgtaaaaagaaaatacgATAAAGTTTCGAgttgtaaaaaattaaaaaaaggcGAAGAGGAGGAAATTGATGAATTTGAGGAAGAAGGTGATGAAGAAGATAATAGCTTAAATAATGATGGGGTACCCCAAAAAAGTATACACACATTTTATGATTTAATAAACgaatatgaaatatatataaacaatgcTAAAtgctatattatttttgatttaaaaggttattataaaaatttagatattatgaaaaaattaaaaaaaaatttggaAGATTTAAAAAGGCCAACTAAtgatttcaaaaaaattatagacAAAAAAACTTTTAAGTCATATAGGGATAAAATCGAATTTGTAAAgcgatttaaaaaatttattattccaAACTTTCGATTAGAAAAGATAAGAAAGCAAAGAAACCATCTAATTATTGTTGAATTAATGTCTAAGATACAAAATcgattaataataaaaagattAAACCAAGAATTAACTAATAAAGTAAATcttgaaaatttaataaatgatgTGCTCAAAATGTTTTCCAACTTTGTGGAAAATATGAAAGACGAAAAcgttaaaaaattttatatgaatatgattaatatttactttcgtaataaaaatttatcttctattgattttaaaaatttaatacaattatttaaaaaaaaagaggaaCATGAAAAAAACCAAGAATTTTACGATTTGTTTCAAAACgatttgaattatttagataaaaataaaactcaATGTGATGAAATAGAAGAGAAAATTAGTTCCTTAAAATATCTAATTTTAGAAtcaatattaaaagaaaaacaattaGAAAGATCAGTTAACAGATTACTGTTAAACCATGAACAATCAAAATATGGATATTTCTATAAAATAGAACAAAGTGATGAAAATACATTAGATACCACTGAATATGGAAAATTGTTAGAAAACTTTTCTAAAGAACCCATAAActtttatacaattttaagTAAACGAAATTTAGACAAACATGCGTATCATGATATTagaaattttaattataaaaaaaaaaatatcgatATTTCAAAACATGATGCAACTAATTCAAGTAATAATCCTGAAAATAATGACAACAATTCATCATGCAATATAAAGGACTCGGTATTAATTACAAACgacaaaaaaacaaataataatgattgccaaataattgataataatatgttcAATTgtccaaaaaaaatagcacAAAATCAACCTCAAAATGAGAATAATTACAACACAgatgaatattataaatgcaaaattaagaaaataCAAACCGATACaccaaatgaaaaaaataacgaaAATAATTCTGTACTGGAATAtgattttgataaaaaactAAATTGCCTACAAatagatgaaaataaaaatattgacaAATCAGTTACAACCAATGATAGCGATGTTGTAAACCAACAATGTAGTCGCCAAAATACGAgacaaataaatttttgtattgacacaaacaaaaatataaaagaatctcacttaaaaaaatcaaatagctatgaagaaaaaaggCAAATAAATCCCAAAGCTAAACATAAATTCGAACGAGAAGATCCCATCATTGAATGTGGATACGAACCAGAAACAGATATAATTAGATCAatatgtgaaaaaaaaaaatttacgTTTGCTAATGAAAaacaagaaaaaataaataatgaaatattttataaagtATTTGAGCAATATCcatatagttttttttctaaatcagtcaaaaattataatgctattttaaatgaaaatgaagaagaaTCTGAACTGTCATGGCTAACAatgttaaaaaagaaaagtcATAACAGATCTATTTTACCACCAAGTAGAGATACATTTAGAGACGGAACGCATTTTTCTAATTGCCGGGCAACTGAACACacattaaaatttttcttGTCGCTTTTATCATTGCTAAAAAAAGGGGACATCGacattaatttaaaaaagtacttgaaaaaaaatatccaatttttaaataccGAACTATTCAGTATGAAACTTAATttagataaaaaaagagcTATACTTGAAAAACGATTAGatcattttaattttcaaGAGAATTCggaattttcattttataacccattaaaaatgaatataagaATGATGAACTTAATAGGACGAGGAGGGTTTGCTGAAGTATGGGAAGTTTTTGATTCCATAAATTTAGAAATGTATGCAGCAAAAATTCATAAGATTGAACCAAGTATGACAAATgaaatcaaaaataaaataattcaaagagcagaaaatgaaataaatatacatatacacTGTCATAGACATATTTTCATTGTAAAATTAGaatttttctttgtttttGGATCTGCAACTAATTTATTAGTTGGTATGGAGTTATGTGATGTCGATttagataaatatattaaatatcaTGGTCCAATTAATGAACTATTAGCATTATCTTGgattaaacaaatattacttggattattatatatgaaaaatttacCTACAGGCAAGGTTCATCATTGCGATTTAAAGCCAGCTAATCTTCTTATAAAGGATGgaatcataaaaatatctgACTTTGGATTAGCCAAATTAATTTTACCCGATACttatcaatattataatgGTGGTGGaactttatattatcaacCCCCTGAATGCTTAAAACCCAAAAGAAATTTACTTATAACAGATAAAATTGACATATGGTCATTGGGATGCATTCTTTATGAAATGATTTTTTGTGAAAGACCTTTTCAGTTTAATTATCTTGAAAAATGTTCAAAGGAATTATtagttaataaaatgaaacgAGGTTTATCATATCCAAAAATTAATCAAcatatatcaaaaataacTTTAAACTACATAGAATACTTACTAAATTTTGATCATGAGTGCCGACCATCGATAGAAGAAGCCCTAAGCTACCcgatttttaattattttaacgTACCTTAA
- a CDS encoding peroxisome assembly protein 22, putative, producing MPKKCTNGQDCRKYKSYENGEDKNASILQPILLVGMIIMFYIIFFRMFKRRFIDNGEFGRKTNNKNEYNKPIISLCLNDIVLKIIGDNAQIIENVIEPLRKLCSISELFVVAQISNDAQETNIINLLKKIGLFNTGLKEHRLMFCSTSNGRASMIRQLRPLTHVDNDETVIKTLTGKIPNLVKIYGNTNTDASSNAFTSLQAFTQVICAVATVEGIN from the coding sequence atgCCTAAAAAGTGCACAAATGGGCAAGAttgtagaaaatataaatcataCGAAAATGGCGAAGATAAAAATGCTTCGATTCTCCAACCAATATTATTAGTTGGTATGataattatgttttatattatattttttagaatGTTTAAAAGACGATTTATAGATAATGGTGAGTTTGGAAGAAAaactaataataaaaacgaaTATAATAAGCCTATTATTTCACTATGCTTAAATGATATTGTTTTAAAGATTATTGGTGACAATGCACAAATAATTGAAAACGTTATAGAACCATTGAGGAAATTATGTTCAATTTCAGAACTCTTTGTAGTTGCACAAATTTCAAATGATGCACaagaaacaaatataattaatctcttaaaaaaaattgggTTATTTAATACGGGTTTAAAAGAACATCGTTTGATGTTTTGTTCAACTTCAAATGGAAGAGCATCAATGATACGCCAATTACGTCCACTTACTCATGTGGATAATGACGAAACTGTAATAAAAACTTTAACAGGGAAGATTCCAAATCTTGTTAAGATATATGGAAATACAAATACGGATGCTAGTTCCAATGCATTCACGTCTTTACAAGCGTTTACTCAAGTTATTTGTGCTGTTGCAACCGTCGAAGGCATAAATtag